From a single Bemisia tabaci chromosome 10, PGI_BMITA_v3 genomic region:
- the LOC109036039 gene encoding uncharacterized protein F13E9.13, mitochondrial produces the protein MLKFRNCFRKCSVIGMIHVLPLPGTPNFSGSITDIIEVAKKEALIYKNEQVDGVLIENMHDIPYLKAKSLTPETTAFMTRVATEVRNILPKSVKCGVQVLAGGNLQALAVAQAAELDFLRAEGFVFGHVADEGYIDACAGELLRYRKRLDAENILIFTDIKKKHSSHAITGDISLVETAHAAEFFQSDGIILTGVATGSPADKNQLKDLKSNAEVPVIIGSGVDIDNIEDYIEADAFIIGSHFKEENKWQNKLQPKKIAEFMAKINKLR, from the exons ATGTTAAAGTTCAGAAATTGCTTCAGGAAATGTTCTGTTATTGGAATGATCCACGTTCTACCATTACCAG gCACTCCCAATTTCTCAGGTTCCATCACCGACATTATTGAGGTTGCAAAGAAGGAGGCATTAATCTATAAAAATGAACAAGTG GATGGTGTTCTTATCGAAAACATGCACGACATTCCGTACCTGAAGGCAAAGAGTTTGACACCTGAAACGACAGCGTTCATGACTAGAGTCGCAACAGAAGTTAGAAATATTTTGCCAAAATCGGTCAAGTGCGGCGTCCAG GTTTTAGCTGGTGGAAATTTGCAAGCTTTAGCCGTTGCTCAAGCAGCTGAGTTGGACTTCCTCCGGGCAGAAGGTTTTGTTTTCGGTCACGTTGCAGATGAGGGTTATATTGATGCCTGCGCCGGCGAGCTGTTGCGATATCGCAAGAGACTAGACGCAGAAAATATTCTCATCTTCACAGacataaagaaaaaacacaG CTCTCATGCAATAACAGGGGACATATCATTGGTAGAGACAGCACACGctgctgaattttttcaaagtgatgGAATCATACTGACGGGAGTTGCTACTGGATCTCCAGCggataaaaatcaattaaagg ATTTGAAATCAAACGCAGAAGTTCCGGTGATAATTGGATCCGGGGTGgatattgacaatattgaagATTACATAGAGGCAGATGCTTTCATTATTGGATCTCACTTCAAAGAGGAAAACAA ATGGCAGAATAAGTTACAGCCTAAGAAAATTGCCGAATTCAtggcaaaaattaataaactgAGGTAG